From a single Phalacrocorax aristotelis chromosome 1, bGulAri2.1, whole genome shotgun sequence genomic region:
- the ELFN2 gene encoding protein phosphatase 1 regulatory subunit 29, translated as MRAPLQTMLCLGLWAAALLCLFSPGTVRGDCWLIEGDKGYVWLAICSQNQPPYETIPQHINSTVHDLRLNENKLKVVLYSSLNRFGNLTDLNLTKNEISYIEDGAFMGQSNLQVLQLGYNKLTNLTEGMLRGMARLQFLFVQHNLIELVTPSAFSECPSLISIDLSSNRLSRLEGNTFTSLSNLMVCELAGNPFNCDCSLYSFLNWLALFNNVTKNYDRLQCETPREFAGYPLLVPRPHHNRNAITIFQSMCRGGTIPSLSRVNPTPYTPDSQRDLDEGSAISPGDFLSVKPPASSTTDSSFSPSIKLHDVTITSAILMVTIPMPYSKMYVLVQYNNSYVSDIATLKSKKEYVTVNKLKAHTDYTFCVASIRNNRRYNHTCLTFATRSKGREDPISSTSTTTHYIMTTLGCLFGMVIVLGVVYYCLRKRRMQEEKQKSLNVKKTILEMRYGSDIDTSTMVHPSQKLGEPPVIPVSRMSSIPSMIGEKLPPSKSMEAGIETPKVTTKGNYIEVRTGGGDGLERTQRDEDLRELDNGQGSAAEISTIAKEVDKVNQIINNCIDALKLDTASFLGGGTGVDSDMAFECQSIPASSSGGLERPSFLSPPYKESSHHPLQRQLSADAAVARKTCSVSSSGSIKSAKVFSLDVPDHPPLSKSDSKYIEKGSPLNSPLDRLPLVSPGTIHHLEVKPSYHCSEHRHSFPALYYEESADTLSQRVSFLKPLSRSKRDSTYSQLSPRHYFSGYSSSPEYSSESTHKIWERFRPYKKHHREEVYMAAGHALRKKVQFAKDEDLHDILDYWKGVSAQQKL; from the coding sequence atGAGGGCACCACTGCAGACCATGTTGTGCCTGGGATTGTGGGCAGCTGCCctgctttgcttgttttcccCTGGCACTGTGCGAGGTGACTGCTGGCTGATTGAGGGGGACAAAGGTTATGTGTGGCTGGCCATCTGCAGCCAGAACCAGCCCCCATATGAGACCATCCCCCAGCACATCAACAGCACAGTGCATGACTTGCGTCTGAACGAGAATAAGCTCAAAGTGGTGCTGTACTCCTCCCTCAACCGCTTCGGCAACCTGACTGATTTGAACCTGACCAAGAATGAAATCTCCTATATCGAGGATGGGGCTTTCATGGGCCAGTCAAACCTTCAGGTGTTACAGCTGGGCTATAACAAACTCACTAACCTGACAGAGGGCATGTTGCGGGGCATGGCCCGTCTCCAGTTCCTCTTTGTACAGCACAACCTAATTGAGCTGGTCACCCCATCTGCCTTCTCTGAGTGCCCCAGCTTGATTAGCATTGACCTGTCATCTAACCGTCTCAGCCGCCTGGAGGGGAACACTTTCACCAGCTTGAGCAATCTGATGGTGTGTGAACTGGCTGGCAACCCCTTCAACTGTGACTGTAGTCTCTACAGCTTTCTTAACTGGCTGGCACTCTTCAACAATGTCACCAAGAACTATGACCGGCTCCAGTGTGAGACTCCTCGGGAGTTCGCTGGGTACCCACTTCTGGTACCTCGGCCTCACCACAACCGCAATGCCATCACCATCTTCCAGTCCATGTGCAGAGGCGGCACCATCCCCTCCCTCTCCAGGGTCAACCCCACCCCTTATACACCTGACTCCCAGCGTGACCTGGATGAGGGCTCTGCCATCAGCCCTGGGGACTTCCTTTCAGTCAAGCCTCCAGCCTCCTCCACCACTGACTCCTCCTTCAGTCCCAGCATCAAGCTCCATGATGTCACCATCACCTCAGCCATCCTGATGGTAACCATCCCCATGCCCTACAGTAAGATGTACGTGCTGGTCCAATACAATAACAGCTACGTTTCTGACATAGCAACACTGAAGAGCAAGAAAGAATATGTCACTGTCAACAAGTTGAAGGCCCACACTGATTATACTTTCTGTGTGGCCTCCATTCGCAACAACAGGCGCTACAACCATACTTGCCTGACCTTTGCAACCCGAAGCAAAGGCAGGGAGGACCCTATTTCCAGTACGTCCACTACCACACACTATATCATGACCACCCTGGGTTGCCTCTTTGGGATGGTCATTGTCCTAGGGGTGGTGTACTACTGCCTGCGGAAGAGGAGGatgcaggaggagaaacagaagtCCCTCAACGTCAAAAAGACCATCCTGGAAATGCGTTACGGATCAGATATTGACACCAGTACCATGGTCCATCCTTCCCAGAAGCTGGGTGAGCCACCAGTCATCCCTGTCTCACGGATGTCCTCCATCCCTTCCATGATTGGGGAGAAGCTGCCCCCATCAAAGTCAATGGAGGCTGGGATTGAGACTCCTAAAGTCACCACTAAAGGTAACTACATTGAGGTGCGGACTGGTGGTGGGGATGGGCTGGAACGAACCCAGCGGGATGAGGACCTGAGGGAGCTTGACAATGGGCAAGGCTCAGCTGCTGAGATCTCTACTATAGCCAAGGAGGTAGACAAGGTCAACCAGATCATCAACAACTGCATTGATGCCCTCAAGCTGGACACAGCCTCCTTCCTGGGTGGTGGGACTGGTGTTGACTCAGACATGGCCTTTGAGTGCCAGTCCATCCCAGCTAGTTCCTCGGGTGGGCTAGAGAGGCCCAGCTTTCTCTCCCCACCCTACAAGGAAAGCTCCCACCACCCTTTGCAACGCCAGCTCAGTGCTGATGCTGCTGTGGCCAGAAAGACCTGCAGTGTCTCCTCTAGTGGCTCCATCAAGAGCGCCAAGGTCTTCAGCTTGGATGTACCTGACCACCCACCACTCAGCAAGTCTGACTCCAAATACATTGAGAAGGGCAGCCCACTCAACAGCCCTTTGGATCGTCTTCCCTTGGTGTCCCCGGGCACCATCCACCACTTGGAGGTCAAGCCTTCTTACCATTGCAGTGAGCACCGTCACTCCTTCCCGGCCCTGTACTATGAGGAAAGTGCTGACACCCTGAGCCAGCGGGTGTCATTCCTCAAGCCACTCTCACGGTCCAAGCGAGACTCCACATACTCGCAGCTCTCCCCCAGACACTATTTCTCAGGCTACTCCTCCAGCCCTGAGTACTCATCAGAGAGCACCCACAAGATCTGGGAGCGATTCCGGCCTTACAAGAAGCACCATAGGGAGGAGGTTTACATGGCAGCTGGGCATGCCCTGCGGAAGAAAGTTCAGTTTGCCAAGGATGAGGATCTGCATGACATCCTGGATTACTGGAAAGGAGTCTCTGCTCAGCAGAAGCTGTGA